Below is a genomic region from Candidatus Neomarinimicrobiota bacterium.
GACCTGTGTCTACATGTTCACGACCGACGACACGGCGCAATTGTTTAATCAGCTGGGGGGATATGGACACGGCAGAAGTTTTTACCGCAATTTCGGAAACTCAAGTGAAAAAGGTTGGTGCCACGGCGTTTGGGTAACGGTAATCCATTGTTTTCGACTTGCTACGGTAGTAGCATTGTATCTGGTGGCCTGTATATAGGTGCCGAATTGGCACAAATTGGATGTGAGATGTAAACCATTCCAGTCGAATATACGTCATAATACCGGTACTATTTGAAAATGAAAAACCATGAGCAACGTCATTTTCACAGTGCTAAAGAAGGAGATCTGGCGACCTTTCGGGAGCTGGTTGAACGCTGCCAGGAGCCCCTTTTTCAAATGGCTCTCCAACTGACAGGTGACTGGGATGATGCCGAAGACCTATCGCAACTGGTATTCATTAAGGCTTATAACGCTCTCCCCCACTTTCGGGGCGAGGCAAAAATCATGTCCTGGTTGTATCGTATTATGGTAAACACCTTCATCGACAACAGCCGTAAAGAACAGGCCCGCGGTCGACGGGTTGGACAATTTTCTTCGAATGAAGACCAACCGCAACCGGA
It encodes:
- a CDS encoding RNA polymerase sigma factor, with the translated sequence MKNHEQRHFHSAKEGDLATFRELVERCQEPLFQMALQLTGDWDDAEDLSQLVFIKAYNALPHFRGEAKIMSWLYRIMVNTFIDNSRKEQARGRRVGQFSSNEDQPQPEPFVTNANEDSPETQTASRHMQEHINQALEALAPQQRSVFIMRHYHDLSLKEIARILGLSVGTVKSQLFRAIRRLQKELAFYKAELGLEDPS